From a region of the Bradyrhizobium guangdongense genome:
- a CDS encoding DUF1007 family protein has protein sequence MKRSLIWFVIVATLCVCIHARHVDAHPDILVHMHDAVIFDGNGSISGVRVSWTYDRETSVTALRSSGLNESAPHLGRDQLDPLARATVNSLRASDFYTFARVNGTKQPFDGASDSWLEWDGSVLTLHMALNFKQPVSNSNFTLELFDETDEIEFDFQEGDAVIMTKAPKDCALVVARPGDAAAQRELLGDAYLNPNVQPVGWDAQYSNKVSVRCLS, from the coding sequence ATGAAACGCTCTCTGATTTGGTTCGTAATCGTCGCAACGCTGTGTGTGTGCATCCACGCAAGGCACGTCGACGCTCATCCGGATATATTGGTTCACATGCATGATGCGGTTATCTTTGATGGAAATGGCTCTATCAGCGGCGTCCGCGTATCTTGGACCTACGATAGGGAAACGTCGGTGACGGCATTGCGAAGTAGCGGCCTCAACGAAAGCGCCCCACACCTCGGGCGTGACCAGCTTGATCCGCTGGCCAGGGCGACGGTTAATTCGCTGCGCGCGTCTGACTTCTATACGTTCGCGCGCGTCAATGGCACCAAGCAGCCATTCGATGGCGCATCCGATTCATGGCTCGAGTGGGATGGATCGGTGCTAACATTGCATATGGCTCTCAACTTCAAGCAGCCCGTGAGCAACAGCAATTTCACGCTCGAGCTCTTCGATGAAACAGACGAGATCGAGTTCGATTTCCAAGAAGGAGACGCCGTCATCATGACGAAGGCACCCAAAGACTGCGCGCTCGTCGTCGCACGGCCAGGCGATGCCGCCGCTCAACGGGAACTTCTCGGCGATGCTTATCTCAATCCCAACGTTCAACCGGTCGGTTGGGATGCGCAATACTCAAACAAGGTTTCGGTGCGATGTCTAAGTTAG
- a CDS encoding PilN domain-containing protein: protein MILFNSIAAGLASWVQAVASEVSSLSNGLRRRSQVRMVEFEKDQFTLHLVTDPKNAKAPDHALAVLEGAVASPIPPAWKLALTGSQLELVLHPARFLFRPLDLPRRAAEYAAGVVRSQIDRLTPWDVQEAVYGWSASPDETGDRIQLTIAATPRAKLTPLLDAIGSLGTWSILVSTSRSNVPIRIVETQIHGPTDFRRVRTCLMVVLLLSGFAATSSLCISALISDGLALRREELSRKISVLTRASQNVVAESALRELEQQKRNTPSPVMAIEALSDLLPDNTFLTELRIDHAKLQIAGLTSDAASLIRLIEQSPQFSHAIFFAPTTRSEGATKEQFHVEAQINPAFAAIHEPDLPH, encoded by the coding sequence ATGATCCTGTTTAATTCGATAGCGGCAGGCCTCGCTTCGTGGGTACAAGCCGTGGCGTCCGAAGTTTCATCGCTCTCGAACGGCTTGCGCCGACGCTCGCAGGTTCGGATGGTGGAATTCGAGAAGGATCAATTCACCCTTCATCTCGTGACCGACCCCAAAAACGCGAAAGCGCCTGACCACGCGCTCGCGGTCCTGGAGGGAGCGGTTGCTAGCCCAATCCCTCCAGCATGGAAGTTAGCTCTGACTGGAAGTCAGCTTGAACTTGTCCTTCACCCGGCGCGATTTCTGTTTCGCCCGCTGGATTTGCCGAGGCGCGCTGCCGAATATGCGGCGGGTGTCGTGAGGTCCCAAATCGACCGACTAACCCCGTGGGATGTGCAAGAAGCGGTCTATGGTTGGAGTGCTTCACCTGACGAGACTGGCGACCGCATTCAGCTGACAATCGCTGCCACGCCTCGCGCTAAGCTAACGCCCTTGCTCGATGCTATCGGATCGCTTGGGACTTGGTCAATCCTGGTCTCCACGTCACGTTCGAACGTGCCAATTAGGATCGTTGAGACACAAATACACGGACCGACCGATTTCCGTCGTGTTCGTACGTGCCTGATGGTAGTTCTGCTGTTAAGCGGCTTTGCTGCCACTTCGTCGCTTTGCATTTCAGCGCTCATTTCGGACGGTTTGGCCCTGAGACGGGAAGAACTCTCTCGAAAGATATCGGTGCTCACAAGAGCGTCGCAGAATGTTGTTGCCGAATCCGCTTTGCGAGAGCTCGAACAACAGAAGCGCAACACTCCTTCGCCCGTAATGGCGATTGAGGCGCTGTCGGATCTACTGCCAGACAACACGTTCCTAACGGAGCTGCGTATCGATCACGCGAAACTACAGATAGCGGGCCTTACGAGCGACGCCGCATCGCTCATCCGCCTGATCGAGCAGTCGCCCCAGTTTTCACACGCGATCTTCTTCGCTCCAACCACACGGTCTGAAGGAGCAACCAAAGAGCAATTCCACGTCGAGGCTCAAATCAACCCCGCATTCGCCGCTATCCATGAACCAGACCTACCGCATTAG
- a CDS encoding general secretion pathway protein GspK — MLIALATLASIYSIYIGSSSWSSSVIERRLQADQLVSASLNLATQRLAVADQRDRPTHGHFSFRLGQANASVRFVSEAARLDLNQAPRELLSSFFIAIGASEEDAPRFAARIVGWRERLRPSDRANEAQLYRAAGRGYGPRGAPFAHVGELWLVQGLPQVIIERMLPLVTVYSGRSDINVFDAPPELVAALPGMTLDRLNGFLGQRQLVAPSKDALVRLLGSDQTAATADASDAFRLDIKIGGAGGWNSCAEAVILLQGPDDPFHILAWDDSLRGDCRQGMATANPP; from the coding sequence ATGTTGATTGCACTCGCGACACTTGCGTCCATCTATTCGATTTACATAGGCAGTTCTTCCTGGTCGAGTTCGGTGATCGAGCGCCGTCTGCAAGCCGATCAATTGGTGTCAGCCAGCCTTAATCTCGCGACCCAACGCCTTGCTGTGGCAGACCAGCGCGATCGACCTACGCATGGCCACTTCAGCTTCCGGCTAGGCCAAGCCAACGCATCGGTCAGATTCGTTTCCGAAGCGGCCCGGCTCGATCTCAATCAGGCCCCGCGCGAACTACTATCGAGTTTCTTCATAGCGATCGGCGCATCGGAGGAGGATGCCCCGCGTTTTGCTGCGCGGATTGTTGGTTGGCGAGAGCGCTTAAGACCATCCGATCGCGCTAATGAAGCGCAGCTTTACCGCGCCGCCGGCCGCGGCTATGGACCGCGAGGCGCTCCCTTCGCACATGTAGGAGAGTTATGGTTAGTTCAAGGTCTGCCGCAGGTCATCATAGAACGAATGTTGCCTCTGGTGACCGTTTACAGCGGCAGGTCCGATATTAACGTCTTCGACGCGCCGCCCGAGCTTGTTGCGGCTTTGCCTGGCATGACCCTAGATCGTCTGAATGGTTTTCTTGGCCAACGGCAGCTCGTGGCTCCCAGTAAGGACGCTCTAGTCCGACTGCTCGGTTCAGATCAAACCGCCGCGACCGCCGATGCAAGTGACGCGTTCCGGCTGGACATAAAAATAGGGGGCGCAGGGGGATGGAATAGCTGTGCGGAAGCGGTCATCTTGCTACAGGGTCCGGACGATCCTTTTCATATCCTTGCCTGGGATGACAGTTTGCGCGGTGACTGTCGTCAGGGCATGGCAACGGCGAACCCGCCATGA
- the gspM gene encoding type II secretion system protein GspM — protein MNQTYRIRRYVSAIPFVATICYAAMTGFLLLITGWTALDLAEQHRTLANANEMFDRLQSQQRAARSTNDGALAVSPPVVEGPTVTVAAAVVLQHVSAEATRMGSNILSSQVDLQDAGAQHGIVRVSVDLEIEQPALQGLLYELEAGSPFLFIDQLVIQVPESSTRHAATKVRVAIVVSGWWRSVK, from the coding sequence ATGAACCAGACCTACCGCATTAGACGCTACGTCAGCGCCATTCCGTTCGTTGCCACAATTTGTTACGCGGCAATGACGGGATTTCTATTGCTGATCACGGGCTGGACGGCGTTGGACCTGGCGGAACAGCATCGTACGCTGGCGAACGCGAACGAAATGTTCGACAGGTTGCAGTCACAACAGCGGGCGGCCCGCAGCACGAACGACGGGGCGCTCGCTGTGAGTCCACCAGTTGTCGAAGGTCCCACGGTCACAGTCGCGGCCGCCGTGGTGCTGCAGCACGTTTCTGCAGAAGCGACGCGGATGGGAAGCAACATCTTATCGTCGCAGGTCGATCTGCAGGACGCAGGAGCACAACACGGGATCGTCAGAGTCTCTGTCGATCTCGAGATCGAGCAGCCGGCCCTTCAAGGCCTCCTTTACGAGCTGGAGGCGGGATCGCCCTTCCTGTTCATCGATCAATTGGTCATACAGGTACCCGAGTCGTCGACAAGACACGCCGCGACGAAGGTGCGCGTCGCAATTGTCGTCTCCGGATGGTGGCGGAGTGTCAAATGA
- the gspD gene encoding type II secretion system secretin GspD, protein MLTRLHRLRCGAKLKKTIALVAAGALTGCGAPLTWQDTHTKPDVMDEVRNQDLLPRFPERTAEADLQGTVRPGRAQLFSAEPVSSMQAIVAPATSTGTGPGYELNFENATIASVAKTVLGDILKTSYTIDPRAQGNINIASGRPVPKQDLLFVFESALRLAGVALVRDGAAYRIVPQTEALAAGSLDSQPANVEPGFGVSVVPLQYISAGTLMQLLDSFATKPGAVRVDKARNMLLVQGTGPERRTVVDTAVGFDVDWMRGQSVGIFPLQNSAPEPVLTELEKILNSKEGDVGHDLVKFQVMERRNAILAVTSKPQLLRTVQTWIGRLDASDPARVVVHVRRVKYGDARQLAKVLGEIFGGGSSNATDSAAGQVAPGSGLVRTSSNADRLPAISTTSSSSTSTKGNTDFGGGALGGGSRTGNDTGGSELQSAGLSGRPVMEGIRIAADVSTNSLLIYANAQNYRTVEQTIRQLDQPQAQVAIDATIAEVTLNNNLSYGVQFFIQSKNLGMAPDRGSALNVPSSPPGQQSSVLNGVASAFLNRAFPGFNFLVGPEAQPNMIIDALHAVTDVKILSNPSLVVIDNQVGTLLVGNEIPVSTGTGNVLNSATGTNNTIINSIDYRNTGIILRVIPRVSPDGNVRLDIEQEISQATNATANSLTPTVSQRKVKSSVAVPNGQTVLLAGLIQENTEVDRGGIPVLDEIPKIGDLLSHQNKTTTRTELIIFIRPQVIRDSIAAHYVAEEFRAKLRGTVESLPSKGRQPPLLQ, encoded by the coding sequence ATGTTGACACGCCTGCACCGTTTGCGATGTGGCGCGAAGCTGAAGAAGACAATTGCCCTAGTTGCCGCGGGGGCTCTGACGGGATGCGGCGCGCCACTCACGTGGCAGGACACTCACACCAAACCTGACGTAATGGATGAGGTTCGTAATCAGGATCTGCTTCCCCGATTTCCGGAACGCACCGCAGAAGCCGATCTGCAAGGCACTGTCCGGCCAGGTCGCGCCCAACTCTTTTCGGCCGAGCCGGTCTCTTCTATGCAGGCAATCGTGGCCCCGGCGACGAGTACCGGCACCGGTCCCGGGTATGAACTGAATTTCGAAAACGCCACGATTGCGTCGGTTGCAAAAACTGTACTCGGCGACATCCTGAAGACGAGCTACACAATCGACCCGCGTGCTCAGGGCAATATCAATATTGCGTCGGGAAGGCCGGTTCCGAAGCAGGACTTGCTGTTCGTGTTCGAGAGTGCGCTCCGATTGGCAGGAGTCGCGCTCGTCCGCGACGGCGCCGCTTATCGAATTGTCCCACAGACAGAGGCACTCGCAGCCGGCAGTCTTGATTCGCAGCCTGCAAACGTGGAGCCGGGATTTGGCGTCTCTGTCGTGCCGCTTCAATACATATCGGCCGGGACGCTGATGCAGCTCCTGGATAGTTTTGCTACGAAGCCCGGTGCGGTTCGCGTGGATAAGGCTCGCAACATGCTGCTGGTTCAGGGCACAGGGCCCGAGCGTCGCACGGTCGTCGATACGGCTGTTGGTTTCGACGTTGATTGGATGCGGGGGCAGTCAGTCGGTATCTTTCCACTCCAGAACAGCGCTCCTGAGCCTGTCCTGACAGAACTCGAAAAAATCTTGAATTCAAAGGAAGGCGACGTTGGGCACGATCTTGTCAAGTTTCAGGTAATGGAGCGCCGCAACGCGATTTTGGCGGTAACCTCCAAGCCGCAGCTCCTGCGAACGGTCCAGACTTGGATTGGCCGACTCGACGCATCAGATCCTGCCCGTGTTGTTGTACATGTCCGCCGGGTCAAGTACGGCGACGCCCGGCAGCTCGCGAAAGTGCTCGGCGAAATCTTCGGCGGAGGCAGCTCAAATGCAACCGACAGCGCGGCGGGACAGGTCGCGCCTGGGAGCGGTTTGGTGAGGACATCGTCCAATGCCGACCGACTACCAGCCATCTCAACGACTTCCAGCTCCTCCACAAGCACAAAAGGCAATACTGATTTCGGCGGAGGCGCACTCGGGGGCGGATCGCGAACAGGGAACGACACTGGCGGCTCGGAGCTACAGAGCGCTGGCCTTAGCGGCAGGCCCGTGATGGAGGGGATTCGCATCGCAGCCGACGTTTCCACGAACTCCCTGCTTATCTATGCGAACGCTCAGAATTACCGGACCGTCGAACAGACCATACGCCAGCTCGACCAACCGCAGGCTCAAGTCGCGATCGATGCGACCATCGCTGAAGTTACGCTCAACAACAATCTGAGCTACGGGGTTCAATTTTTCATCCAAAGCAAAAACCTCGGTATGGCTCCCGATCGAGGCTCCGCCCTGAACGTCCCAAGCTCCCCCCCAGGACAGCAGTCGAGCGTCCTCAATGGCGTCGCATCCGCTTTCCTTAACCGCGCCTTCCCAGGCTTTAATTTCCTCGTCGGCCCTGAGGCGCAGCCCAACATGATCATAGATGCGCTGCACGCGGTGACAGATGTCAAGATATTATCGAACCCTTCGCTGGTTGTGATCGACAATCAGGTCGGCACACTACTCGTTGGGAACGAGATCCCGGTATCGACCGGCACCGGCAACGTTCTCAATTCGGCGACCGGCACCAACAACACGATCATCAACTCAATCGACTATCGCAACACCGGCATTATCTTGCGCGTCATTCCTCGGGTTAGTCCCGACGGCAACGTGCGCCTCGATATCGAGCAAGAAATCAGTCAGGCGACGAACGCGACCGCGAACTCGCTCACGCCGACCGTCTCGCAACGCAAAGTGAAGAGCTCTGTCGCCGTGCCGAACGGGCAAACCGTACTCTTGGCAGGCCTCATTCAGGAAAACACTGAAGTCGATCGTGGTGGGATTCCGGTTCTCGACGAGATACCGAAAATTGGCGACCTCCTGTCGCACCAGAACAAGACGACGACCCGGACCGAGCTCATTATCTTCATCCGTCCGCAAGTCATTCGGGACAGCATTGCCGCCCACTACGTCGCCGAGGAGTTTCGGGCAAAGCTGCGCGGAACGGTCGAGTCCCTTCCTTCCAAGGGAAGACAACCGCCACTACTTCAATGA
- a CDS encoding SEL1-like repeat protein gives MKNARPLIGTLFLTLWTIGNVFGAELSENGRSFARRHVSAAGGAIEACRSARAAAVLGFRHEHGFNVPQSYEIAAAYYHTAAACGDPTGQYLFGLSYDKGHGVAQDGVLAYMWLNLAAAHAPQLRRPYYLRTRDAVANNLTPAQLSQAQWLAIQWRPGTAP, from the coding sequence ATGAAGAATGCACGCCCCCTGATCGGAACTTTGTTCCTCACACTGTGGACTATCGGCAACGTGTTCGGCGCCGAACTCTCCGAAAACGGGCGCTCATTCGCGCGGCGACATGTTTCGGCGGCGGGCGGTGCGATTGAAGCATGCCGGTCCGCTCGAGCCGCAGCTGTCTTGGGCTTCAGGCACGAACATGGCTTCAATGTCCCGCAGTCCTACGAGATAGCCGCGGCGTATTACCACACGGCAGCCGCATGCGGTGATCCGACAGGCCAATATTTGTTCGGCCTCTCCTACGATAAGGGGCATGGCGTTGCGCAGGATGGCGTTCTTGCGTACATGTGGCTGAATTTGGCTGCCGCCCACGCTCCTCAGCTACGGCGCCCGTATTACCTTCGAACAAGAGACGCGGTAGCCAATAATCTCACGCCTGCACAACTCAGCCAAGCTCAATGGCTAGCCATTCAATGGCGGCCCGGAACGGCACCTTAA
- a CDS encoding MBL fold metallo-hydrolase, whose translation MAGSALSTTAHANNGDLIAARQKFFGDENVDPESGRVSPDKVILSWLSNSTLAASIAGHVLLLDTYVTRLEVSPGRTPFVIGDLVALKPEGLLIGHGHFDHADNAAYIAAMTGAKLYATAETCVALQADFAREQADPAIQGNPATAFPHKASISCNTVTTTGSVPGTQIVKLDFLEPDACVIAFRHLHSVAVPVDPTWPRAPNPSVYYAVDPRDPGLFPAGTPLAPGKSGTLPGQINIATSGSGGPGGPIPLFFDFVLREGRHFTFAWYNSSGALKEGLGSGWPNGTPADGQRITNILKSLPATDVDAGTIATANFDNNSYRDPFAYIQALNPKIFIPLHLTTGSTFKESISPAVYGGYLDQIKRLGLTLDQWPDTRWLVDPEDYAKPIVYDIRDPRWDNPKKLPAIKHYCGSDPDDHHDDHGKP comes from the coding sequence ATGGCAGGTTCGGCGTTGTCGACCACGGCTCACGCAAACAATGGCGACTTGATCGCAGCGCGTCAGAAATTTTTCGGCGACGAGAACGTCGATCCCGAGTCCGGGCGGGTCAGTCCCGACAAGGTCATCTTGTCGTGGCTCTCGAATTCAACTCTGGCGGCTTCCATTGCCGGCCACGTTTTGCTTTTGGACACTTACGTCACTCGGCTCGAAGTTTCGCCGGGCCGCACGCCCTTCGTTATCGGCGATTTGGTTGCTCTCAAACCAGAAGGCCTTCTAATCGGGCATGGTCACTTCGATCACGCGGACAACGCGGCCTACATCGCTGCGATGACCGGCGCGAAACTCTACGCCACCGCGGAAACCTGCGTTGCCCTGCAAGCCGATTTCGCGCGCGAGCAGGCCGACCCGGCGATTCAAGGTAATCCGGCTACGGCGTTTCCTCACAAGGCGTCGATCTCCTGCAACACGGTCACGACGACCGGTTCGGTTCCCGGCACCCAAATTGTCAAACTGGACTTCCTGGAACCGGACGCCTGCGTAATCGCCTTCCGACACTTGCACTCGGTTGCAGTCCCGGTCGACCCGACCTGGCCGCGGGCACCTAATCCGTCCGTTTATTATGCGGTTGACCCGCGCGATCCGGGGCTGTTTCCGGCCGGAACGCCGCTTGCGCCCGGGAAAAGTGGGACGCTGCCTGGGCAGATCAACATTGCTACCAGCGGCAGTGGTGGTCCGGGTGGCCCTATTCCGCTGTTTTTCGATTTTGTGTTGCGCGAAGGTCGTCACTTCACCTTTGCTTGGTATAACTCGTCGGGAGCACTCAAAGAAGGATTGGGAAGCGGGTGGCCCAACGGCACGCCAGCTGACGGCCAGCGTATCACGAACATCCTGAAGAGTTTACCGGCCACCGATGTGGATGCCGGTACGATTGCGACAGCCAATTTCGATAACAATTCTTATCGTGATCCCTTCGCGTATATTCAAGCGCTGAACCCGAAGATCTTCATTCCGTTGCATCTGACCACCGGGTCGACCTTCAAGGAATCCATCTCGCCCGCCGTTTACGGCGGATACCTGGATCAAATTAAGCGCCTCGGCCTGACACTCGATCAATGGCCAGACACACGATGGCTCGTTGATCCCGAAGATTACGCAAAGCCCATCGTCTACGACATTCGGGACCCGCGCTGGGACAATCCAAAGAAGCTGCCCGCCATCAAGCATTATTGCGGTTCTGATCCAGACGACCACCACGACGACCACGGGAAGCCGTGA
- a CDS encoding prepilin peptidase has protein sequence MPERLSRCSQKFLTFRAPTHVTVTAAFVLCAVCMATSVAADPSSAGLLGAAFSAVAIAIAVIDARLFVIPDELTILALVLGLANVFVQPPDWMVPTLATAASRGAALAAMFWLLRIAYRSVRLRDGIGLGDVKLAGVAGVWLDWNLIPIAIEVAAGSALIACGIAALLRRDSIQAITRLPFGLFFAPAIWVTWLIWKVW, from the coding sequence ATGCCGGAACGCCTCTCGCGTTGCTCGCAAAAGTTTCTCACGTTCCGAGCACCGACCCACGTCACGGTCACGGCGGCATTCGTCCTCTGCGCCGTCTGCATGGCGACGAGCGTCGCAGCGGATCCGAGCTCCGCAGGCCTCCTCGGGGCGGCATTCTCCGCCGTTGCCATCGCAATCGCCGTTATAGATGCGCGACTCTTCGTAATACCAGACGAACTGACCATCCTGGCGCTTGTACTCGGATTGGCAAACGTGTTCGTGCAACCTCCAGACTGGATGGTGCCGACGCTCGCGACGGCAGCATCGCGCGGAGCGGCATTAGCCGCGATGTTCTGGCTATTGCGCATCGCCTACAGGTCCGTCCGTCTGCGCGACGGCATCGGGTTGGGGGACGTCAAACTCGCCGGCGTTGCTGGAGTCTGGCTCGATTGGAATCTGATTCCAATCGCAATCGAGGTCGCGGCCGGATCAGCTTTAATCGCCTGCGGAATTGCGGCGCTTCTCCGTCGCGACAGCATCCAAGCCATCACCCGGCTGCCGTTCGGTCTGTTCTTCGCGCCAGCCATTTGGGTCACATGGCTGATATGGAAGGTCTGGTGA